From Prochlorococcus sp. MIT 1223, the proteins below share one genomic window:
- the groL gene encoding chaperonin GroEL (60 kDa chaperone family; promotes refolding of misfolded polypeptides especially under stressful conditions; forms two stacked rings of heptamers to form a barrel-shaped 14mer; ends can be capped by GroES; misfolded proteins enter the barrel where they are refolded when GroES binds): MAKRIIYNEQARRALERGIDILAESVAVTLGPKGRNVVLEKKFGAPQIINDGVTIAKEIELEDHIENTGVALIRQAASKTNDAAGDGTTTATVLAHAMVKAGLRNVAAGANAITLKKGIDKATDFLVQKIQENAKPISDSNAIAQCGTIAAGNDDEVGRMIADAMDKVGKEGVISLEEGKSMTTELEVTEGMRFDKGYISPYFATDTERMEAVLDEPYILLTDKKIGLVQDLVPVLEQIAKTGKPLIIIAEDIEKEALATLVVNRLRGVLNVAAVKAPGFGDRRKAMLEDMAVLTNGQLITEDAGLKLENAQLEMLGTARRVTINKDNTTIVAEGNEVAVNARCEQIKKQMDETDSTYDKEKLQERLAKLAGGVAVVKVGAATETEMKDKKLRLEDAINATKAAVEEGIVPGGGTTLAHLAPELNKWADNNLQGEELIGANIVEAALTSPLMRIAENAGANGAVIAENVKSKPMNDGYNAATGDYVDMLAAGIVDPAKVTRSGLQNAASIAGMVLTTECIVADLPEKKDSAPAGGAGGMGGDFDY, translated from the coding sequence ATGGCTAAGCGCATTATCTACAACGAGCAAGCTCGTCGAGCACTTGAAAGAGGCATCGACATCTTGGCCGAATCTGTGGCCGTAACTCTCGGCCCTAAAGGACGGAACGTAGTCCTAGAGAAAAAATTTGGAGCTCCTCAGATTATTAATGATGGAGTGACGATTGCGAAGGAGATAGAGCTTGAGGATCACATTGAAAACACTGGCGTTGCTCTTATTCGTCAAGCTGCTTCTAAGACAAATGATGCAGCTGGTGATGGGACAACAACTGCAACAGTTCTAGCTCATGCAATGGTTAAAGCTGGTCTGAGGAATGTTGCTGCTGGTGCAAATGCAATCACCCTCAAGAAAGGCATAGATAAGGCAACAGATTTCCTTGTTCAAAAAATTCAAGAAAATGCTAAGCCTATTAGTGATAGCAATGCAATAGCTCAATGCGGAACAATTGCTGCAGGTAATGATGATGAAGTAGGACGCATGATTGCTGATGCAATGGATAAGGTTGGGAAAGAGGGAGTAATTTCTCTTGAAGAAGGAAAATCAATGACCACAGAATTAGAGGTCACTGAAGGTATGCGTTTTGATAAGGGATATATTTCTCCTTATTTTGCTACTGATACAGAAAGAATGGAGGCAGTATTAGATGAGCCTTACATACTTTTAACGGATAAAAAAATAGGACTAGTTCAAGATTTAGTCCCTGTTTTAGAGCAAATCGCTAAGACTGGAAAGCCTCTTATCATTATTGCTGAGGACATTGAGAAAGAAGCATTAGCAACGTTAGTCGTTAATCGTTTAAGAGGTGTTTTGAATGTAGCGGCTGTAAAAGCTCCTGGATTTGGAGATAGAAGAAAAGCGATGCTTGAAGATATGGCTGTTTTAACTAATGGTCAATTGATTACTGAAGATGCAGGCCTCAAGCTCGAAAATGCTCAGTTAGAAATGCTTGGAACAGCCAGAAGGGTAACTATTAACAAAGACAACACAACTATTGTCGCTGAAGGCAATGAAGTTGCTGTTAATGCAAGGTGCGAGCAAATTAAAAAGCAGATGGATGAAACTGATTCCACATATGACAAGGAAAAATTACAAGAACGTCTTGCAAAGCTTGCTGGCGGAGTTGCAGTAGTCAAAGTTGGAGCTGCAACTGAGACAGAGATGAAGGATAAAAAATTGCGACTTGAAGATGCAATTAATGCTACTAAAGCTGCAGTTGAAGAAGGAATTGTTCCTGGAGGAGGAACTACTCTTGCCCATTTGGCTCCTGAGCTCAATAAATGGGCTGACAATAATCTTCAAGGTGAGGAGTTAATTGGAGCGAATATTGTTGAGGCTGCTTTGACTTCACCACTAATGCGAATTGCTGAAAATGCAGGAGCTAATGGAGCAGTTATTGCAGAAAACGTTAAGAGTAAGCCTATGAATGACGGGTACAATGCTGCTACTGGTGACTATGTAGATATGCTTGCAGCTGGAATTGTTGATCCTGCAAAAGTAACGCGATCTGGTTTGCAAAATGCAGCATCAATTGCAGGGATGGTTCTAACAACTGAATGCATAGTTGCAGATTTGCCTGAGAAGAAAGACTCTGCACCAGCTGGAGGTGCTGGAGGAATGGGCGGTGATTTTGATTATTGA
- the gpmI gene encoding 2,3-bisphosphoglycerate-independent phosphoglycerate mutase, with translation MAESNSAIPINTKPVAPVVLAILDGWGHREELANNAVKAANTPVMDALWQAYPHTFIEASGSHVGLPDDQMGNSEVGHLTIGAGRIFQQELVRISNTVRMRLLDQIKALKDISSFLKTSKGTLHVIGLCSDGGVHSHVNHLNGLIEWAAENGLAKLSLHAITDGRDTPAKSSSKYLEIIEDSFKSAGVGELASLCGRYWAMDRDNRWERTSKAYELLTNPEIQISTLPTSKILEESYSKGITDEFLEPVRLTPSYIKDGDGLIMFNFRPDRARQLIKALTLPEFNEFERKNSPKIHTVTFTQYEANLPVEIAFPPESLNDLLGQVVSEHGLRQYRTAETEKYPHVTYFLNGGIEKPLTGEDRHLVPSPRVATYDLQPEMSADELTRTCKNAIEKGIYSLVVINYANPDMVGHTGDLKAAIKAIEKVDESVGLILDSIGKMGGTLLITADHGNAELMQGADGEPWTAHTTNPVPVILIEGEKIKLNGYGNDIRLREGGGLSDLAPTLLHLLNLPKPDAMTGSSLIEPAETPAFSNRVPQHV, from the coding sequence ATGGCAGAGAGTAATTCGGCTATTCCAATAAACACCAAACCCGTTGCGCCAGTCGTTTTGGCAATACTTGATGGATGGGGACATAGAGAAGAACTAGCTAATAATGCCGTAAAGGCTGCAAATACTCCTGTAATGGATGCGCTATGGCAAGCCTATCCGCATACTTTTATTGAAGCGAGCGGATCACACGTAGGGTTACCTGATGATCAAATGGGTAATTCTGAAGTAGGCCATCTGACAATTGGAGCAGGTCGGATATTTCAACAAGAGTTAGTAAGAATTAGCAACACAGTTCGTATGAGATTGCTTGATCAAATAAAAGCTCTGAAGGACATTAGTAGTTTTTTAAAGACAAGCAAAGGCACTCTTCATGTAATTGGCCTTTGCTCAGATGGAGGGGTGCACAGTCACGTAAATCATCTGAATGGCTTAATTGAATGGGCAGCGGAAAATGGACTTGCAAAACTCTCCTTACATGCAATTACAGATGGCAGGGATACTCCTGCAAAAAGCTCCTCAAAATATCTGGAAATTATTGAAGATTCCTTCAAGTCTGCTGGGGTAGGAGAACTGGCAAGTTTATGTGGTCGCTATTGGGCTATGGATAGAGATAATAGATGGGAAAGGACTTCCAAAGCATATGAATTATTGACCAATCCAGAAATACAAATTTCAACCTTACCCACCTCAAAAATCCTTGAAGAAAGTTATTCCAAAGGAATTACTGACGAATTTTTAGAACCTGTTCGACTAACTCCTTCTTATATAAAAGATGGTGATGGATTAATTATGTTTAACTTTCGGCCTGATAGGGCTCGGCAGTTAATTAAAGCACTGACTCTTCCTGAATTTAATGAATTTGAGCGTAAGAATTCGCCCAAGATTCACACTGTTACTTTTACCCAATACGAAGCAAACCTACCTGTAGAAATTGCTTTTCCTCCTGAATCTTTAAATGATCTTCTTGGCCAAGTAGTTTCTGAACATGGTCTACGCCAATACAGAACTGCTGAAACAGAAAAGTACCCTCATGTCACATACTTTTTGAATGGCGGTATTGAAAAACCCTTAACTGGAGAAGACAGACACTTAGTACCTTCCCCCAGAGTTGCAACATATGATCTTCAACCAGAAATGTCAGCAGATGAATTAACTAGAACATGCAAGAACGCTATTGAAAAAGGTATTTATTCTTTAGTAGTAATCAACTATGCAAATCCAGATATGGTTGGCCATACTGGTGATCTCAAAGCAGCTATAAAAGCAATTGAAAAAGTTGATGAATCTGTTGGGCTCATCCTTGATTCTATTGGAAAAATGGGCGGCACTTTATTAATCACAGCAGATCATGGGAATGCCGAATTAATGCAAGGAGCTGACGGAGAACCATGGACAGCTCATACAACGAATCCGGTTCCAGTAATTCTTATAGAAGGTGAAAAAATTAAATTAAATGGTTATGGCAATGACATACGATTAAGAGAAGGGGGTGGTCTTTCTGATTTGGCTCCTACTTTGCTTCATCTATTAAATCTACCTAAGCCTGATGCAATGACAGGTTCATCTTTAATTGAACCTGCCGAAACACCAGCCTTTTCAAATAGAGTTCCTCAGCACGTATAA
- the pyrR gene encoding bifunctional pyr operon transcriptional regulator/uracil phosphoribosyltransferase PyrR, which translates to MINPDKQSRVEILSEQEVELALNRLASQVLENISDINNVLLLGIPTRGVQLAIVLAKELNKITGKNVSQGILDPTFHRDDLVRVGTRIAQSTDIPSSVEEREVVLVDDVIFTGRTIRASLEALQSWGRAKKVMLLTMIDRGHREVPIQPDFCGRIVPTSRSESIELRLREVDGEGGVFLRKIIE; encoded by the coding sequence ATGATTAATCCTGATAAACAGAGCAGGGTTGAAATCCTTTCAGAGCAAGAGGTCGAACTTGCTCTCAATAGGCTTGCTTCACAAGTTCTTGAAAACATATCTGATATAAACAATGTATTACTTTTGGGGATTCCCACTAGAGGCGTTCAACTGGCTATTGTTTTAGCGAAAGAACTAAACAAAATTACTGGTAAAAATGTCTCTCAAGGTATTTTAGATCCTACTTTTCATAGAGATGATTTAGTTCGAGTTGGTACTCGCATTGCTCAATCAACAGATATACCTTCAAGTGTTGAAGAAAGAGAAGTTGTTTTAGTTGATGATGTGATTTTTACAGGGCGAACGATTAGGGCTTCTCTAGAGGCTTTGCAATCGTGGGGAAGAGCAAAAAAAGTTATGTTATTAACTATGATTGATAGAGGCCATAGAGAAGTTCCTATTCAACCTGATTTTTGTGGGCGAATTGTTCCCACTAGTCGTAGTGAATCTATTGAATTGAGACTAAGAGAAGTAGATGGTGAGGGAGGGGTCTTTTTACGTAAAATTATTGAATAA
- the secG gene encoding preprotein translocase subunit SecG has translation MLISILSWVWISIGLLLILLVLLHSPKGDGMGGIAASGSSMFTSASSAESTLNKATWICLTIFIVLAIVLSAGWLN, from the coding sequence ATGCTTATTTCAATTCTTTCTTGGGTTTGGATTTCAATAGGATTGTTATTAATACTTCTAGTTCTTTTACATAGTCCAAAAGGAGACGGAATGGGTGGTATAGCCGCTAGTGGAAGCTCTATGTTTACAAGTGCAAGTAGTGCAGAATCTACACTCAATAAAGCTACTTGGATTTGCTTGACTATATTTATAGTTCTTGCAATAGTTTTAAGTGCTGGATGGCTAAATTAG